The Hyphomicrobium sp. MC1 genome window below encodes:
- a CDS encoding DUF2793 domain-containing protein, whose translation MADSVAVFPAGFRITDDSTGEPVSGAILYFYDAGTTAPKTVYSDEDLIVEIGTEIVCDTLGYPTSDGVSTKTLIYVGTAPYKIVCKDADDVTLWEHDNVKGAIVSASSLDISVTATFPVVTKSLDYSAVEADQNTTFAINCSGGDVTLTLPSAVTVGTGWKIKVQHAGSANQALIAVATGSGQLISEGSKSFGGAYALALNGEDCEITSDGGNWRVSSHTTPFVKVGQGIIPITDRVSAAPSSPVQGAIYLSTSSATWDGVSVSNGDVVQWSGAAWVPSTPYADCGWIAYVADENLYYHFVDSAWVAGALVPPADQAAMEALTANRLVTADVQKFHPGHPKAWVSGGGNPGSISVSHNVASITRNGVGDYSFTFTTPMSSANYCVLACLGSQNLMTYVAGLSTGGFSIITKIPGGVASDAVIHVAVFGDQ comes from the coding sequence ATGGCAGACTCCGTCGCAGTATTTCCTGCAGGCTTTCGCATCACTGACGATTCTACCGGTGAACCGGTTTCCGGCGCTATTCTCTATTTCTACGATGCCGGTACGACGGCGCCGAAGACTGTTTATAGCGATGAGGATCTGATTGTCGAGATCGGGACGGAAATCGTCTGCGATACGCTCGGCTACCCGACGTCCGATGGAGTGAGCACGAAGACTCTGATCTACGTCGGGACAGCACCTTACAAGATCGTCTGCAAAGATGCCGATGATGTGACGCTGTGGGAGCACGATAACGTCAAAGGCGCGATCGTTTCGGCATCGTCTCTCGATATCTCAGTGACGGCAACGTTTCCCGTCGTAACCAAGTCTCTCGATTATTCTGCGGTCGAGGCCGATCAGAACACCACGTTCGCTATCAACTGTAGTGGTGGCGATGTTACGCTGACGCTTCCCTCTGCGGTCACTGTCGGCACGGGATGGAAGATCAAGGTTCAGCATGCCGGGTCAGCCAATCAGGCACTGATCGCCGTGGCGACAGGATCTGGTCAGTTGATTTCCGAGGGCTCAAAATCCTTCGGCGGCGCCTATGCATTGGCGCTCAACGGCGAAGACTGCGAGATCACGTCAGATGGTGGAAATTGGCGGGTTTCCTCGCATACCACTCCCTTTGTTAAGGTCGGGCAGGGTATTATTCCGATAACGGATAGAGTATCGGCAGCTCCATCATCACCTGTCCAGGGGGCGATCTATCTCTCAACATCATCTGCGACTTGGGATGGCGTTTCAGTCTCTAATGGTGATGTTGTCCAATGGTCAGGAGCGGCGTGGGTTCCTTCAACGCCATATGCCGATTGCGGCTGGATCGCATATGTAGCCGATGAGAACCTCTATTATCATTTCGTCGATTCAGCGTGGGTTGCGGGCGCTCTTGTTCCTCCAGCAGATCAAGCGGCAATGGAGGCACTTACTGCAAATCGCCTCGTCACGGCTGACGTTCAGAAGTTCCATCCCGGTCATCCTAAGGCATGGGTAAGCGGGGGCGGAAATCCAGGGAGCATTTCCGTATCGCACAACGTCGCGAGTATTACTCGAAATGGCGTTGGAGATTATAGCTTTACGTTCACAACGCCAATGTCATCAGCAAATTATTGCGTGTTGGCGTGTCTCGGATCCCAAAATCTCATGACTTATGTCGCTGGACTTTCGACAGGCGGCTTTTCGATCATAACAAAAATACCAGGCGGAGTCGCCTCCGACGCGGTTATTCACGTCGCTGTTTTTGGAGATCAATAA
- a CDS encoding lysozyme has protein sequence MSVNDETVRLNKSFEGYHKKLDNGDCTAYQTYLGGGKYDIPTIGYGTTKGVKMGMVMTEAEATSRMMDDLKEAEGYVQQYVTVPINENEKGALTLFCNNCGPANLKKLIVPLNKGDRMGTANKFPLYVKAQGRTLAGLVSRRAREQALFLKPVEATEEPAMPQTVSKAPEPPSRKSVAAAVIAAGAGVQQLIPADPLGTAEGFLSTGTRIRGVAQQSHDLGGWAVGLPGWPYILGACALGGGLYWAVCHWLPSKQETS, from the coding sequence ATGAGCGTGAACGACGAGACGGTCCGCCTAAACAAGTCATTCGAGGGATACCACAAGAAGCTCGATAACGGAGATTGCACTGCCTACCAGACCTATCTCGGCGGCGGTAAATATGACATTCCGACCATCGGTTACGGCACGACCAAAGGCGTCAAGATGGGCATGGTCATGACCGAAGCCGAGGCCACGTCGCGTATGATGGACGACCTGAAGGAAGCCGAGGGATACGTTCAGCAATACGTCACGGTGCCGATCAATGAAAATGAAAAGGGCGCTCTCACGCTGTTCTGCAACAACTGCGGCCCTGCCAACCTCAAGAAGCTCATCGTTCCTTTGAACAAAGGGGACAGAATGGGAACGGCAAACAAGTTCCCTCTGTATGTCAAGGCTCAGGGCCGGACATTGGCAGGACTCGTATCGCGGCGCGCGCGTGAGCAGGCGCTGTTTCTCAAGCCGGTCGAAGCGACGGAAGAACCGGCCATGCCGCAGACGGTCTCCAAAGCGCCCGAGCCTCCGTCTCGGAAATCCGTCGCCGCAGCGGTTATCGCGGCCGGGGCCGGTGTGCAGCAACTGATCCCCGCCGATCCGCTGGGAACCGCTGAAGGCTTCTTGTCGACCGGAACCCGAATTCGCGGCGTCGCGCAGCAGTCTCACGACCTTGGAGGCTGGGCGGTTGGTTTGCCCGGCTGGCCGTACATCCTCGGAGCCTGTGCCCTTGGAGGCGGGCTCTACTGGGCTGTTTGTCATTGGCTCCCATCGAAGCAGGAAACATCATGA
- a CDS encoding GIY-YIG nuclease family protein: protein MLSLSTVDERRVDEARPDPILLDLMSDVQVEATDKGRLVKTAHIYVIEADGLGLFKIGLSVDFKIRFPTYRTECPVTCWPLYVAIVPDFDVHQIEASLHERFAARRVKGEWFALTSQDVLDLADAIKDAAKTPIRRTKRELAKFGSAYNPHAVERLRAFEMDLAKAQARNEIPTHELVMDRFYHAAELGETLSMSDITKSIDRKPQAVHEAVRALLADGKIALVSPLRNPRDGAFQMEEYRRCEMMIPDASCDWEAAIYGEEILVSEPLGHFVPEFFGRHRTARKAADWTKLRFRRNDNPIKWGY, encoded by the coding sequence TTGCTCAGTCTGTCAACTGTTGACGAAAGGCGAGTTGACGAGGCAAGACCGGACCCGATCCTTCTCGACCTCATGTCTGACGTGCAGGTCGAAGCGACGGACAAGGGACGCCTTGTTAAAACGGCCCACATCTACGTGATCGAAGCCGACGGATTGGGCCTCTTCAAGATCGGGCTTTCTGTGGATTTTAAGATCCGTTTTCCGACCTATCGCACGGAATGCCCCGTAACATGCTGGCCGCTGTATGTTGCCATTGTTCCGGATTTCGATGTCCATCAGATTGAAGCCTCTCTGCATGAGAGGTTCGCGGCACGTCGCGTTAAGGGTGAATGGTTCGCACTCACCTCTCAGGACGTTCTCGATCTTGCTGATGCCATTAAGGACGCAGCGAAAACACCTATCCGGCGCACCAAGCGCGAGCTCGCCAAGTTTGGAAGTGCCTATAACCCCCATGCCGTCGAACGCCTAAGAGCCTTCGAAATGGATTTGGCCAAAGCGCAGGCGAGGAATGAGATTCCTACCCACGAGTTGGTTATGGATAGATTCTATCACGCTGCCGAATTGGGTGAGACGCTCTCAATGAGCGACATAACAAAGAGCATTGATCGTAAACCGCAGGCCGTTCACGAAGCGGTGCGGGCACTTCTGGCAGATGGAAAGATCGCACTTGTCTCCCCTCTTCGAAATCCGCGGGATGGGGCTTTCCAAATGGAGGAGTATCGTCGCTGTGAAATGATGATCCCAGATGCGTCTTGCGACTGGGAGGCGGCCATTTATGGCGAAGAGATCCTTGTCTCGGAACCTTTAGGTCATTTTGTTCCGGAGTTTTTTGGTCGGCATCGGACCGCAAGAAAGGCAGCAGACTGGACGAAGCTACGATTTCGGCGGAACGACAACCCAATTAAATGGGGGTACTGA
- a CDS encoding efflux RND transporter periplasmic adaptor subunit, which yields MNAVRCSLLGMTICLSACAVLATGCGEQAQVEDQQPRPVRTVTVEKSELGELVTLTGQVQAENEAALSFRIGGRIIERLAGVGDHVVPDQVLAKLDPQDELNALRSARAALSAAEGQLVEARNNYDRQTQLLTRGHTTRVLFDQAQQNLRTAQSREDDAQAQLEIAEDRVSFTQLKANVTGTITSRSAEAGEVVQPGQAVFRVARIEGRDAVFDVPAQVIHSAPPNPEITVALTDNPSVKVKGWVRQVDPQADPVTRTFRVRVSLVDPPATMRLGATVTGSMRQKASPGMTIPASALTRSNGQPAVWIVDPAKFTVSLRNIEVQRFDPATVVVSNGLSAGDIVVTAGVQALHPDQKVRLLGASS from the coding sequence ATGAATGCAGTACGATGCAGCTTGCTCGGCATGACGATCTGTCTGTCAGCGTGTGCTGTTCTGGCTACGGGGTGTGGGGAACAGGCACAGGTTGAAGATCAGCAGCCGCGCCCCGTTCGAACGGTCACCGTTGAAAAGAGTGAACTGGGTGAACTTGTTACGTTGACCGGCCAGGTTCAGGCGGAAAACGAGGCTGCTCTTTCCTTTCGGATCGGCGGCAGGATTATCGAGAGGTTGGCCGGCGTGGGCGACCATGTCGTGCCCGATCAAGTGCTTGCAAAGCTTGATCCTCAGGACGAACTCAACGCGCTTAGATCGGCGAGGGCGGCTCTTTCCGCGGCCGAGGGCCAACTCGTTGAGGCGCGGAACAATTATGATCGTCAGACCCAGCTTTTAACCCGCGGGCATACCACGCGGGTGCTATTCGATCAGGCGCAGCAGAATTTACGCACCGCACAGTCGCGAGAGGACGACGCCCAGGCGCAATTGGAAATCGCGGAGGATCGCGTCAGCTTCACTCAACTTAAGGCGAATGTCACGGGGACCATCACCTCGCGGTCTGCCGAAGCGGGTGAGGTCGTACAGCCTGGCCAAGCGGTCTTTCGAGTTGCGCGCATCGAGGGTCGGGACGCGGTTTTCGATGTTCCAGCGCAAGTCATCCACTCTGCGCCGCCCAATCCCGAAATTACGGTGGCGTTGACGGACAACCCGTCTGTGAAAGTGAAAGGATGGGTGCGGCAGGTCGATCCGCAGGCCGATCCGGTGACGCGCACATTTCGGGTCAGAGTCAGTCTCGTTGATCCTCCGGCCACGATGCGGCTCGGTGCAACCGTCACCGGGAGCATGCGCCAGAAGGCTTCTCCTGGCATGACGATACCGGCGAGTGCGCTGACCCGCAGCAATGGCCAGCCTGCGGTCTGGATCGTCGATCCGGCGAAATTCACTGTATCGCTGCGGAATATCGAGGTTCAGCGCTTCGATCCGGCAACAGTGGTCGTATCGAATGGACTAAGTGCGGGTGACATCGTGGTGACGGCGGGTGTTCAGGCGTTGCACCCCGACCAAAAGGTCAGGCTGCTCGGAGCATCTTCGTGA